The Stigmatella ashevillena genomic sequence GGCCGTCGCCGAGCGGATGGCGGCCTGGATGGTCACGGACGAGGACGATGAACTCTTCCAGCGCTTCAACCTGCGCCGCTTCAGCTCGGGCCGGTTGGAGCGCGAGGACATGATCATCGGCTGAGTCCAGGGGCCCCGGGAGACGGCGTTCCCGGGGGCAGCAGGGACGGCATGGCCCCTGCCAGCCGGGGGTTGCCCTCCTCGGAGCCCTCCCGGGCCCGGCGCCCCGCGGCGAACCGTCCCAAAGCCCTGCGGAAGGCCCGGGGAAGCATAGGCATCAACCCCATCACCCGGCGGTGTCCCGCGCCTGGGTACACGAGGGGTTCGGCCCGCTCGAAGCCCGCGAGGATCTCTCGGGCGCATTGCGTGGCGGAGATGCGGAAGAAGGGGGCGGGTTCCTCGGGAGCGCCGGGGTGTTCAGCCCAGGGATTTCGCACGGGGCCAGGGGCCGCGTAGGTCATGACGACGCCCGAGCCCTCCACCTCCAGCCGCAAGGACTCGAAGAATCCATCCATGCACCGGTGGGCCGCCGAGGCGGCCGCGAAGCCGGGAAGGAACAGCTGGGAGGAGCCCGAGCCCACGTGGAGGATGCCACCGCTCTTCCGGGCGACCATGGACGGCAGGAGCCGGTGCGTGAGCAGCAGCGGGGCCACGATGTTGGCCTGGAGCGTCCGCTCGATGTCCTCCCAGGACTGCTGGGTGAAGGGATCCTGGGCCCCCACCCCTCCCGCACTCACCAGGATGCCGGGGGTGATGAGGTGATTGGCCAGCTCCTCCATGATCCGGTCCACCTCGTTGGGCAGCGAGAGGTCCGCGCACAGGAGCACCACGCCCAAGGTGGGATTCCGGACCTGAAGCTCCTCCGACAGCGCGTCCAGCCGCTCCGCGTGAGGGCACACCAGCACCAGCGTCCTGGCTCGGTGGGAGAGCTGGCGGGCAAGCTCCCGGCCCAGAACCGAGCAGGCTCCCGTGATGAGAATGGATCCAAAGTCGATGGGGGGACGCATCCACACCTCCATTAAGAAAAGGGCTCGTCCGGCGCACGGACCCAAAGGGGGACGCGCAAAGCTAAGCCGACCCCTCCGGCCTCGCACGGCCCTTCCCCCTGTGCTCACCAGGCAAGCGCCCGAGGGCTCCTGGTCTTGAAGTGTCGCGGCTCCGACACGTCTCGGACACGCAGTGCAGGGGGCTGTGAGCTTTCCGTGAAGCTGCGCACCTTATCCGGGAGGAGGAAAAGCACATGCCCGTGCCATCTCGAATCCTGGTTCCCGTGGACTTGTCGGAAGAGGCTTTGGGGCTTGTCCAGTACGCCCTCCACTTCTCGCTGGCGTTTCGCGCCCCCATTGATCTCATCCACGTTTGGGAGCCCCCGCAGTACGTGGCGCCCGATCTGCTCGTGGCCTCGCCGGGATGGGACTCCCAATCCATCGAGAAGGTCGCCGTCGATGCCGCCAAAAAACGGCTGATGGCCCTGTCGGATCAGGTCCGAGACGCCCCCGCTCCGCTCAAGCACCATGTGGTGGTGGGCGAAGCCGCCTCCTCCATTCTGCGCACCGCCGAGGAGGGCAAGCATGACCTCATCGTCATCGGCACCCATGGCCGCCGGGGCCTGCCCCGCCTGTTGATGGGCAGCGTGGCGCAGAAGGTCGTCGCACGGGCCCACTGCCCCGTGCTCACCGTGCACCTCTATGAGCACACGAAGTAGCCCGAAGCCGAGGCTCAGGCGGCGGAGACGCCCGGAGTCTCCGGGGACTCCGGGCCCATGGCCGTGAGCGGCGCCAGGGTGGCCCGCAAGGCGAGGATCTGCTCGCGGGCCAGGGCCTTGAGCCGCTCCACATCCGCCAGCGTCATGCCCTGGGTGGAGATGGGTGTGCCCACCGCCACCAGCCCCCGGGAGGCGGCAAACCGCCACGAGTCCTTGGGCAGGGCCCGGCGTGTGCCGCTCACCGCCAGGGGAAGGATGTCCGCCCCCTTCTCGATGGCGAGCCGGAAGGCCCCATCCTTGAAGGGCAGCAGCTCATCTGTCTTTGAGCGCGTGCCCTCGGGGAAGATCATCACCGGCATGCCCTTGTCGAGCCACTGGGCACACCGCGCCATGGCGCCCTTGGTGGAGCTCTGCTCTCCGCGGGTCACGGGAATGTCCCCCGCGATCCACATGCTCCAGCCGAACGCGGGGATCTTGAAGAGGCTCGCCTTTCCCAGCCACTTCATTTCCCAGGGCAGATGGGAGAGGAGGAAAGGATCCGCGATGGACTCGTGGTTGCCCACCACCACCGTGCGTGGCGCGATTTGCTTCGGCACTGAGCCGTGGACCCCAAAGTGCCAAAAAGGCG encodes the following:
- a CDS encoding universal stress protein, with protein sequence MPVPSRILVPVDLSEEALGLVQYALHFSLAFRAPIDLIHVWEPPQYVAPDLLVASPGWDSQSIEKVAVDAAKKRLMALSDQVRDAPAPLKHHVVVGEAASSILRTAEEGKHDLIVIGTHGRRGLPRLLMGSVAQKVVARAHCPVLTVHLYEHTK
- a CDS encoding SDR family NAD(P)-dependent oxidoreductase, encoding MRPPIDFGSILITGACSVLGRELARQLSHRARTLVLVCPHAERLDALSEELQVRNPTLGVVLLCADLSLPNEVDRIMEELANHLITPGILVSAGGVGAQDPFTQQSWEDIERTLQANIVAPLLLTHRLLPSMVARKSGGILHVGSGSSQLFLPGFAAASAAHRCMDGFFESLRLEVEGSGVVMTYAAPGPVRNPWAEHPGAPEEPAPFFRISATQCAREILAGFERAEPLVYPGAGHRRVMGLMPMLPRAFRRALGRFAAGRRAREGSEEGNPRLAGAMPSLLPPGTPSPGAPGLSR
- a CDS encoding lysophospholipid acyltransferase family protein — its product is MNILLSVWTWLEIGLVSLLGFFIQLVLAIVTWPFDRRRYVTGRCLRRIAWVSAKLAPFWHFGVHGSVPKQIAPRTVVVGNHESIADPFLLSHLPWEMKWLGKASLFKIPAFGWSMWIAGDIPVTRGEQSSTKGAMARCAQWLDKGMPVMIFPEGTRSKTDELLPFKDGAFRLAIEKGADILPLAVSGTRRALPKDSWRFAASRGLVAVGTPISTQGMTLADVERLKALAREQILALRATLAPLTAMGPESPETPGVSAA